One genomic window of Garra rufa chromosome 2, GarRuf1.0, whole genome shotgun sequence includes the following:
- the LOC141326013 gene encoding uncharacterized protein, whose translation MALIKEEDEDIKIEEVFIVKQEDDEEETELMVPRMESEVLDEIQDEDQYFITESISCPQTENTSSKTNFTCQYCGKSFSQHGNLIVHLRIHTGEKPFSCQQCGKHFSEHGNLKVHMRIHTGEKPFTCQECGKSFTKKAALKSHMNVHTGEKPYTCPLCGKHFSQQGSINRHMRTHTGEKPYFCKLCGIGFTTKPNLEYHMNIHTGEKPYACDQCEKKFSHKGTLKKHLVVHSRAPSLSFICHQCGMSFSDSDHLKNHVTSHTGEKPFMCSHCGKTSSNKTNLNLHMRIHTGEKDYICPYCGKTFRFRGNLRAHMRVHSEEKPFTCLSCGKSFTLKGNLTAHMRLHTGDRPSAT comes from the exons ATGGCACTTATTAAAGAGGAGGATGAAGACATAAAGATTGAAGAAGTATTCATTGTGAAACAAGAAGATGACGAGGAAGAAACAG AACTGATGGTGCCGAGAATGGAGAGTGAAGTACTAGATGAAATACAAGATGAAGATCAGTATTTTATAACTGAATCAATTAGTTGCCCTCAGACAGAAAATACTTCAAGTAAAACTAATTTCACCTGCCagtattgtggaaagagtttcagtcaacatgGAAACCTTATAGTCCacttgaggattcacactggagaaaagcctttctcctgccaacagtgtggaaaacatttcagtgaacatggaaatcttaaagtccacatgaggattcacactggagagaagcctttcacctgtcaAGAGTGTGGAAAATCTTTCACTAAAAAAGCAGCCCTCAAAAGCCACATGAACGTCCACACAGGTGAAaagccctacacatgccctctgtgtggaaaacatttcagtcaacaaggaagcattaacaggcacatgagaactcacactggagagaagccgtacttTTGTAAACTTTGTGGAATAGGTTTTACAACCAAACCAAACCTTGAGTATCACATGAacattcacactggtgagaaGCCATATGCATGTGATCAGTGCGAAAAGAAGTTCAGTCATAAGGGAACCCTTAAAAAGCACTTGGTGGTTCACTCAAGAGCTCCCTCTCTCAGTTTTATAtgccatcagtgtggaatgagtttctCAGACAGTGATCACCTTAAAAATCATGTAAcatctcacactggagagaagccgttcatgTGCAGTCACTGTGGAAAGACTTCCTCAAACAAGACAAACCTAAAtctacacatgagaattcatactggagagaaggatTATATCTGCCCTTATTGTGGAAAAACTTTCAGATTTAGAGGAAACCTTCGggctcacatgagagttcacagcgaagaaaaaccttttacctgcctttcatgtggaaagagtttcacacttAAGGGAAACCTTACCGCTCACATGAGGCTTCACACTGGAGACAGACCTTCTGCAACCTAA